In one Brevibacillus choshinensis genomic region, the following are encoded:
- the speB gene encoding agmatinase, with the protein MQYPLTPDVKPEFCTTGTFMRLPSHRDHAKVAILGQPFDTAASFRVGARFAPQAIRQASMTLFPYHPTHKVYPFEDTHAFDIGDVPVIPHNIHRSYELMEAAMLDLMKKGIVPIGLGGDHSITLAALRAAKKVYGQVALIQFDSHTDTWDTYYDEKYWHGSAFIRAYEEGLLLPDKVFQVGIRGTLNHPGDLEASYELGYNVITTDELRSRGFEDVVKQMKATIGDTPCFLTFDIDFVDPAFAPGTGTLEVGGFTSHEALQLVRSLTDMNYIGFDLVEVLPPYDPTQITSLLAATLIHDFAALVALKLKS; encoded by the coding sequence ATGCAATATCCACTGACACCAGATGTGAAGCCAGAATTTTGTACGACAGGCACGTTCATGCGTCTGCCTTCCCATAGAGATCATGCCAAAGTGGCCATCCTGGGACAGCCGTTTGATACGGCGGCTTCTTTTCGTGTAGGGGCCAGGTTTGCGCCGCAAGCGATCCGCCAAGCATCTATGACGCTATTCCCTTATCATCCGACACACAAGGTATATCCATTTGAAGATACTCATGCGTTTGATATCGGGGATGTTCCCGTGATTCCGCACAATATTCATCGGAGCTACGAATTGATGGAAGCGGCCATGCTCGATTTGATGAAAAAAGGCATCGTTCCCATCGGGTTGGGAGGGGACCATTCGATCACGCTGGCTGCTCTGCGTGCCGCCAAAAAAGTCTACGGTCAAGTGGCCTTGATCCAGTTTGATTCGCACACGGATACGTGGGATACCTACTACGATGAGAAATACTGGCATGGCTCGGCGTTTATCCGGGCTTACGAAGAAGGGCTGCTACTGCCGGACAAGGTGTTTCAGGTCGGCATCCGCGGCACACTGAACCATCCTGGCGATCTGGAAGCCAGTTACGAGCTCGGTTATAACGTGATTACCACGGATGAGCTACGCAGCCGGGGCTTCGAAGACGTCGTGAAGCAAATGAAAGCGACGATCGGAGACACGCCTTGCTTTTTGACCTTCGACATTGACTTTGTCGATCCCGCCTTCGCTCCTGGGACGGGCACACTCGAAGTGGGTGGCTTCACCAGCCACGAGGCACTGCAACTGGTTCGCTCACTCACTGATATGAACTACATCGGCTTTGACCTGGTGGAGGTGCTTCCTCCGTACGATCCGACGCAAATCACTTCATTGCTCGCCGCGACGCTGATCCATGACTTTGCAGCATTGGTTGCATTGAAGTTGAAAAGCTAA
- a CDS encoding aldehyde dehydrogenase family protein — translation MILKKKSLFINGEWVKASQYVTLTSPYSGEAIAEIPVATAEEVDAAIEAAEQARDKMRSLPAHARAAILEKLAALMEARAEEAAQIIALEAAKPIATAKGEVARTIQTYKFAAEEAKRIHGETLPLDAAPGGENRVAYTVREPLGVIGAITPFNFPMNLVAHKVGPAIAAGNTVVLKPAAQTPLSAYFLAELLEEAGLPSGALNVVTGSGRVVGDQIVTDERVQMVTFTGSPAVGIGIRNKAGLKRVTLELGSNAAVIIDKGVDIQKIISRCVQGAFAFQGQVCISLQRVYVHEDVYEEFAKAFMGATNRLVVGDPLDPKTDVSALISPADVDRTLAWIEEAKQNGARVITGGKAEGRVLLPTVLLGVDPALKVSCQEVFAPIVLINKIASVEEGIALVNDSRYGLQAGIYTDNIHTALMAAEKLHVGGVMINDIPTFRVDHMPYGGVKESGTGREGLKYAVEEMTEMKLVVFNRN, via the coding sequence ATCATATTGAAAAAAAAGAGTTTGTTTATCAACGGTGAATGGGTAAAAGCAAGCCAATATGTCACACTGACCTCTCCTTATAGCGGGGAGGCAATTGCAGAAATACCCGTGGCAACGGCTGAGGAAGTAGATGCCGCCATCGAAGCAGCCGAACAGGCTAGAGACAAGATGAGATCGCTCCCGGCACATGCGCGTGCGGCGATTTTGGAAAAGCTCGCAGCGCTGATGGAGGCGCGTGCGGAGGAAGCCGCTCAGATCATCGCGCTGGAGGCCGCCAAACCGATTGCAACGGCAAAGGGAGAGGTAGCTCGGACGATTCAGACCTACAAATTCGCAGCTGAGGAAGCAAAGCGGATTCACGGGGAGACCTTGCCGCTCGATGCAGCCCCAGGAGGGGAAAATCGCGTGGCATACACGGTAAGGGAACCGCTTGGTGTCATAGGAGCGATCACGCCATTCAACTTCCCGATGAATCTAGTAGCGCACAAGGTAGGACCCGCGATTGCGGCCGGAAATACAGTCGTATTGAAGCCTGCCGCTCAGACTCCTCTTTCCGCCTACTTTTTGGCGGAGCTGTTAGAGGAAGCTGGCCTGCCATCAGGTGCTTTGAACGTCGTCACCGGAAGCGGTCGCGTGGTGGGCGATCAGATCGTCACAGATGAACGGGTCCAGATGGTGACGTTTACCGGAAGTCCTGCGGTAGGGATCGGCATCCGCAACAAGGCTGGCCTGAAGCGGGTCACACTGGAGCTAGGCTCCAACGCCGCTGTCATCATCGACAAGGGAGTCGATATTCAGAAGATCATCTCCCGCTGTGTGCAAGGCGCGTTTGCCTTCCAGGGACAGGTATGCATTTCCTTACAGCGTGTCTACGTGCATGAGGATGTGTATGAGGAATTTGCCAAGGCATTCATGGGAGCAACCAATCGATTGGTCGTAGGTGATCCACTCGATCCGAAGACAGATGTGTCCGCGCTGATTTCCCCGGCGGATGTGGACCGCACCTTGGCATGGATCGAGGAGGCAAAACAGAATGGAGCTAGAGTCATCACTGGAGGCAAGGCGGAAGGCCGTGTTCTTTTGCCAACCGTTTTGCTTGGTGTAGACCCTGCTCTCAAAGTTTCCTGCCAGGAGGTGTTTGCGCCGATCGTCTTGATCAACAAGATCGCCTCTGTCGAGGAAGGCATAGCATTGGTCAACGATTCTCGCTACGGTCTGCAGGCAGGTATATACACAGACAATATCCACACGGCGCTCATGGCAGCAGAAAAGCTGCATGTTGGAGGCGTCATGATTAACGATATCCCGACCTTCCGGGTGGATCACATGCCGTATGGTGGCGTGAAGGAAAGCGGGACAGGGCGGGAAGGGCTGAAATACGCGGTTGAGGAAATGACCGAGATGAAATTGGTGGTGTTCAACCGCAATTAA
- a CDS encoding PIG-L deacetylase family protein, which produces MKKVMVVFPHPDDESFACGGTLAKCSDASQMTCLICVTSGCSGRTGPFEIDCREKLARHREQELGKAAEVLGISRLDLFRYPDGSLVKTDFDELVGRIYEAIVDWKPDVVVTFPPDGVTGHPDHIVTCRATTQAVEQAEQVLSADEYPDLYYVSIPHYYDHCPDKGPKPAVPITGKVDITRFRLQKGEALRAHQSQVYSVNRAYPGVIEGDFGVIGCYEYYTLVRSGGKPIEPEPESNGIPVIEL; this is translated from the coding sequence ATGAAAAAAGTAATGGTAGTGTTTCCCCACCCTGACGATGAATCATTTGCTTGCGGCGGCACATTGGCGAAGTGCAGTGATGCTAGCCAGATGACGTGCCTGATCTGTGTGACGTCTGGTTGCAGTGGACGCACCGGACCGTTTGAGATCGATTGCCGTGAAAAGCTGGCGCGCCATCGGGAACAGGAGCTGGGCAAAGCTGCCGAGGTTTTGGGAATCAGCCGGTTGGATCTATTTCGCTACCCGGACGGTTCACTGGTGAAGACCGACTTTGATGAATTGGTGGGGCGGATTTACGAGGCGATCGTGGATTGGAAGCCGGACGTGGTCGTGACCTTTCCACCGGATGGAGTGACTGGACATCCCGATCATATCGTGACCTGCCGGGCGACGACACAGGCAGTAGAGCAGGCAGAGCAAGTATTGTCCGCAGACGAATATCCGGACCTGTACTACGTCTCCATCCCACACTACTACGATCACTGTCCCGACAAAGGACCAAAGCCAGCTGTACCGATTACGGGAAAGGTGGACATAACTCGATTCCGATTGCAAAAGGGAGAAGCATTGCGGGCACATCAGAGCCAGGTCTATTCAGTGAATCGAGCATACCCCGGTGTGATCGAGGGCGATTTTGGCGTCATTGGCTGCTATGAATACTACACGTTAGTTCGTTCAGGAGGTAAGCCGATTGAGCCAGAGCCCGAATCAAACGGGATTCCGGTAATTGAGTTGTAA
- a CDS encoding N-acetylglucosamine kinase, producing MAAVRIPLLAVDGGGTKCLAVLVDRSRQEVGTGRSGSCNYQGIGEEAASRELMQAILQSLEDALSRNGLTLLLGHEGKEPVEWEVDCAVFGLAGLDTEHDREVITKIVHRVLQQLNIRVRHLIIENDGFAALLGATGGKPGILVIAGTGSIAFGVNEAQETARAGGWGHRVGDEGSGYWIGKKAIIAVLKAEDGRGEATVLKELLLPFIGLARVDELFNWTYGPLYSVDKVGELSVLVSQAADQGDPVALQILQVAGEELFHAARAVIESLQMKNKPFQMILQGGVLQNDDRVRKIVVEHINRYASQVVIENAQNDPIYGVIAKGLAYLDSQSGQ from the coding sequence ATGGCAGCTGTGCGGATTCCTCTCCTCGCAGTAGACGGAGGGGGCACCAAGTGCTTGGCAGTACTGGTGGACCGATCCAGACAGGAAGTCGGCACAGGACGTTCCGGCTCGTGCAATTATCAAGGCATCGGGGAGGAAGCAGCTTCCCGCGAGCTGATGCAAGCCATTTTGCAATCGTTGGAGGATGCCCTCTCTCGAAATGGGCTGACGTTGCTACTCGGTCATGAGGGGAAGGAACCGGTCGAGTGGGAAGTGGACTGTGCGGTTTTTGGACTCGCTGGCCTGGATACGGAGCATGATCGCGAAGTCATCACGAAAATAGTCCATCGCGTTTTGCAACAGTTAAACATTCGCGTCCGTCATTTAATCATTGAGAACGATGGCTTTGCTGCCTTGCTTGGTGCCACTGGAGGCAAGCCAGGCATACTGGTTATCGCTGGTACGGGTTCTATTGCATTCGGGGTGAATGAAGCGCAAGAGACTGCGCGCGCAGGTGGCTGGGGCCATCGGGTAGGAGACGAAGGTAGCGGCTACTGGATCGGAAAGAAAGCGATCATTGCTGTTCTAAAAGCAGAGGATGGAAGAGGCGAGGCTACCGTTCTGAAAGAGTTGCTTCTTCCTTTCATCGGGTTGGCGCGTGTAGATGAGCTTTTTAATTGGACGTACGGCCCGCTTTATTCAGTAGACAAAGTAGGCGAGCTGTCGGTTCTCGTTAGCCAAGCAGCAGATCAAGGAGATCCTGTGGCGTTGCAAATCTTGCAGGTCGCAGGGGAAGAGCTGTTCCATGCAGCTCGTGCTGTGATAGAGAGTCTGCAAATGAAAAACAAGCCGTTCCAGATGATTTTGCAGGGAGGCGTTCTGCAAAATGACGACCGGGTGAGGAAAATTGTGGTCGAGCACATTAACCGCTATGCCTCGCAGGTGGTCATCGAAAATGCTCAGAACGATCCGATCTACGGAGTCATCGCAAAAGGATTGGCGTATCTGGACAGCCAATCCGGACAGTAA
- the argH gene encoding argininosuccinate lyase, producing the protein MEYRERIFQQEGERFPGKTYVEAVLEPAFNEAKNHLLGPMMAINKAHLIMLREQELLTEEETKAIARSLVGIEMEELRRSAYTGQFEDLFFQVESRLLELAPDVAGNLHLARSRNDMGIAIYRMVLRDKLLVALGSALYLKEHLLLFAQEHAETVMIGYTHTQQAQPTTMAHYIMAAVDLLSRDIQRLKNAYQTCNRSPMGAAALTTSGFAISRERMKELLGFDELVENSYDAVCGADYLGEAATAVQLAAINLGRTVQDMLLWCTQEFAVLKVASPYVQISSIMPQKRNPVSFEHMRSLLSSSAGNAAAVLTMMHNTPFGDIVDTEDDMQPYVWKSMSVLEQMYRLMACVVGTMEVNKEGLLERAKGSFATVTELADTIVRTDHLSFRNSHHIVSRVVKEAMAAGMRADEISLELVNRAAREVIGKDLVMTAEELRLALDPVHFVKIRKLPGGPNADEIKRMIAQRTTTLQADAAWLAQEKQGREQMWKELDQRIADWSVG; encoded by the coding sequence ATGGAATACAGAGAGCGCATTTTTCAGCAGGAGGGAGAACGCTTCCCGGGAAAAACCTATGTGGAAGCAGTCCTTGAGCCTGCTTTTAACGAAGCAAAAAATCATCTCCTAGGGCCGATGATGGCCATCAACAAGGCGCACTTGATCATGCTGCGTGAACAGGAGTTACTTACAGAAGAAGAAACGAAGGCGATCGCTCGCTCCCTCGTCGGAATTGAAATGGAAGAGCTGCGCCGCTCCGCTTATACCGGGCAGTTTGAAGATTTGTTCTTTCAGGTAGAGAGCCGTTTGTTGGAGTTGGCCCCGGACGTGGCGGGCAATCTGCATCTGGCACGTAGCCGCAATGACATGGGGATCGCTATTTACCGCATGGTGCTGCGAGACAAACTGCTGGTGGCTCTGGGATCTGCCCTCTATCTGAAAGAGCATTTGCTCCTCTTTGCACAAGAACATGCGGAGACCGTGATGATTGGTTATACCCATACGCAGCAGGCTCAGCCGACAACGATGGCTCATTACATCATGGCAGCGGTGGACCTGCTCAGTCGTGACATCCAGCGACTGAAGAATGCTTACCAGACGTGCAATCGCAGTCCAATGGGGGCAGCAGCTTTGACGACGTCCGGCTTTGCCATTAGCCGCGAGAGAATGAAAGAATTGCTCGGTTTTGATGAATTGGTGGAAAATTCCTATGATGCGGTATGCGGCGCAGATTACTTGGGCGAAGCAGCAACGGCGGTACAGCTAGCTGCCATTAACCTAGGGCGGACCGTTCAGGATATGCTCTTGTGGTGCACACAGGAATTTGCTGTCCTGAAAGTAGCAAGCCCCTATGTTCAAATCAGCTCGATCATGCCGCAAAAACGTAATCCCGTTTCATTCGAGCATATGCGCTCCCTTCTGTCTAGCAGTGCGGGGAATGCGGCAGCGGTGTTAACCATGATGCACAACACTCCGTTTGGCGACATCGTAGACACCGAGGATGACATGCAGCCGTATGTGTGGAAGAGCATGTCCGTACTCGAACAGATGTATCGTTTGATGGCTTGCGTCGTGGGAACGATGGAAGTGAACAAGGAGGGGCTGTTGGAGCGGGCAAAGGGAAGCTTTGCTACGGTGACAGAGCTCGCGGATACCATCGTACGTACGGATCATCTCTCGTTCCGCAATTCTCATCACATCGTAAGTCGGGTCGTAAAAGAAGCGATGGCAGCGGGAATGCGGGCAGATGAAATCAGTTTGGAGCTCGTAAATCGTGCTGCCCGTGAAGTCATCGGAAAAGATTTGGTGATGACAGCGGAAGAGCTGCGCCTTGCACTGGATCCGGTTCATTTTGTGAAAATTCGCAAGCTGCCGGGGGGTCCAAACGCTGACGAGATCAAACGCATGATTGCGCAACGTACCACTACTTTGCAAGCAGATGCGGCATGGCTGGCGCAGGAGAAACAAGGCCGTGAGCAAATGTGGAAAGAGTTGGATCAGAGAATAGCCGATTGGAGTGTGGGGTAA